A stretch of Aspergillus nidulans FGSC A4 chromosome VI DNA encodes these proteins:
- the lreA gene encoding GATA transcription factor LreA (transcript_id=CADANIAT00009602) — MANRDINDFGGFDDRQLPAIRSPDYIESNEESHIAHMATYTSSVPVGDYAYTMHNSMLAYDTANEGNSVSVSLGSESAFAYDVSTYPSSTTALNYDLNQFASLHSHAPGSDNASTYSSAQRHYWTQPHTSGGMVSSTQTLLSHPAQPSRAAEPSAAQKIPPGQLQDINPFPQASVSATSHRPIQPKSLAGKGARSEASRSSTPYPNVYSRSGYDMMGILAEVVSRDNPRIDLGPVDLSCAFVLCDLTMEDSPIVYVSHAFERLTGYNEKEIVGRNCRFLQSPDAKVEKGEPRKFVDSHTVSRLRSAVDRRSEIQVSIINYRKGGQPFLNLVTMIPVRWNAKDYYVGFQVDLVERPEAVTRRNSDGTYMIDYHRSQLPAYVVPAADMYRDGHVPTAMLSPRQVSVILNDFVKGQSSVAVNLFHHMLVENTDDLIFVLSFEGEFLYLSPSCQTVLEYKPNDLCGKTLSAICHPSDIGPVTRDMRTCTTGDPISILYRIRRKESGYTWFENHGGWHITQRGRQFMVLVGRLIPMYSPIQLANVESGGLAENDIWAKLSLSGIILFMSSKSRAVLGQPSDDLIGKRLQDFLVTDNFHSEPAVQQALETSRHNQQATFTHRIRHRKGHIISAQITLYPGDIVYGASKPAFLIAHLRFPRELQLQASTTEDQSNSQSQSQTSSDTGPGDYKTPQNQQQTAESHQKPHPNFPQPPTSSATLAVPSSASPNSAEPPTELGMHLFEELNPTRGSNWHFELRELEKQNRHLTDEAQRLLARRRKRKRKQSAAAMEKSCAMCGTRTTPEWRRGPSGNRDLCNSCGLRWAKQVRSAAAVHSQAKSGGEG; from the exons ATGGCCAATCGAGATATCAACGACTTTGGGGGGTTCGACGACAGGCAGCTTCCTGCAATTCGATCTCCAGACTATATCGAGAGCAACGAAGAGAGTCATATTGCACACATGGCCACGTATACATCTTCCGTCCCGGTGGGCGATTATGCTTACACAATGCATAATTCTATGCTTGCTTATGATACTGCCAATGAGGGTAATTCAGTGTCAGTGAGCTTAGGTTCGGAAAGTGCTTTTGCATACGATGTCTCTACCTACCCTTCGTCTACAACAGCTTTGAACTACGACCTCAATCAGTTCGCTTCCCTGCATTCACACGCTCCCGGGTCTGACAATGCCTCGACATATTCCAGCGCGCAACGCCATTACTGGACCCAGCCCCATACATCAGGCGGCATGGTCTCTTCAACTCAGACTTTGCTTTCTCACCCAGCACAGCCCTCTCGCGCCGCTGAGCCTTCAGCGGCCCAGAAAATACCTCCTGGACAGCTTCAAGATATCAACCCTTTTCCTCAAGCATCGGTATCAGCGACCTCCCATCGGCCCATCCAGCCAAAATCTTTGGCAGGAAAGG GTGCCAGGTCAGAAGCTTCTAGGAGCAGCACCCCGTATCCCAATGTTTATTCACGAAGTGGATATGATATGATGGGCATCTTG GCCGAGGTGGTATCGAGAGATAATCCTAGGATTGACCTTGGCCCGGTTGATCTCTCATGTGCCTTTGTACTCTGTGACCTCACAATGGAGGACAGTCCTATTGTTTACGTATCCCATGCCTTTGAGCGGCTAACAGGGTACAATGAGAAGGAAATTGTTGGGCGCAATTGTCGCTTCCTTCAGAGTCCTGACGCCAAGGTGGAAAAAGGGGAGCCCCGGAAATTTGTCGACTCTCATACAGTCAGCCGTTTACGCAGTGCGGTCGATCGACGTTCTGAAATTCAAGTAAGCATCATCAATTACCGAAAAGGAGGGCAGCCATTCTTGAACCTGGTGACGATGATCCCGGTGCGCTGGAACGCTAAAGATTACTACGTGGGTTTTCAAGTCGACCTAGTCGAACGGCCGGAGGCTGTCACACGAAGAAATTCGG ATGGGACTTACATGATAGATTACCACCGGAGCCAACTACCTGCTTATGTCGTCCCTGCTGCGGATATGTATCGGGATGGCCATGTTCCTACCGCCATGCTTAGTCCGAGACAAGTGTCAGTCATTCTGAACGACTTTGTCAAAGGCCAGTCA TCAGTGGCAGTAAACCTTTTCCACCATATGCTAGTCGAGAACACAGATGACCTGATTTTTGTATTGTCATTTGAGGGTGAATTTCTCTATTTGTCGCCGTCTTGCCAAACAGTGTTGGAGTACAAGCCGAACGATTTGTGCGGAAAGACGTTATCAGCAATATGTCATCCAAGCGACATTGGCCCCGTGACTCGCGACATGCGGACTTGCACCACTGGCGACCCTATTAGCATACTATATCGTATTCGGAGAAAGGAAAGCGGTTATACCTGGTTCGAAAACCATGGAGGATGGCACATCACCCAACGAGGCCGGCAATTCATGGTCCTCGTCGGCAGACTTATCCCTATGTACTCACCTATCCAGCTTGCCAACGTTGAGAGCGGCGGGCTGGCCGAGAACGACATCTGGGCGAAGTTATCCTTGTCAGGGatcatcctcttcatgtCCTCAAAATCTCGCGCAGTCCTCGGCCAACCGTCCGACGACCTCATAGGGAAGCGTTTACAAGACTTTCTTGTGACCGACAACTTCCACTCGGAACCGGCTGTCCAGCAAGCGCTTGAAACATCCCGTCATAATCAACAAGCTACTTTCACCCACAGAATCCGCCACCGGAAGGGCCATATCATTTCTGCCCAGATCACTCTATATCCGGGAGACATAGTATATGGCGCTTCCAAGCccgccttcttgatcgcaCACCTCCGCTTTCCAAGGGAACTCCAACTACAAGCATCAACCACTGAAGACCAAAGCAATAGCcagagtcagagtcagaCCTCAAGTGACACCGGCCCTGGAGACTACAAGACACCCCAGAATCAGCAACAGACAGCCGAATCCCATCAAAAACCGCACCCGAACTTCCCGCAACCCCCCACTTCCTCCGCAACCCTAGCCGTGCCGTCATCAGCCTCACCCAACTCCGCCGAGCCGCCCACTGAACTCGGCATGCACCTCTTCGAAGAACTCAACCCAACTCGCGGCTCAAACTGGCACTTTGAGCTGCGCGAGCTCGAAAAGCAGAATAGGCATTTGACCGATGAAGCGCAGCGTCTTCTTGCCCGGAGACGAAAGCGGAAGAGGAAACAAAGCGCTGCTGCTATGGAGAAGAGCTGTGCTATGTGTGGGACACGGACGACACCTGAGTGGCGGAGGGGTCCGAGTGGGAATCGGGACCTATGTAATAGCTGTGGGTTGAGGTGGGCGAAGCAGGTGAGAAGTGCGGCCGCAGTGCATAGTCAGGCAAAGTCTGGCGGTGAGGGTTGA